Within Wyeomyia smithii strain HCP4-BCI-WySm-NY-G18 chromosome 2, ASM2978416v1, whole genome shotgun sequence, the genomic segment AAGACGTATTCTTAACAAAACTGCACGAAATAGATTTCCACAACGGTCCAGTAACCAAACGATCAATCTATTCAGATATAGCCAAATTGTACGACCCTTTGGGCTTGTTGGGACCAGTGATCTTCGCAGCAAAGATACGATTGCAACGTTTATGGCAGCTTGAGGTTGAGTGGGACGATGTGTTATCCGATGATGAAGCTGAACACTGGACTACCTTTCGGAATCAATTGGTACAGATGGGAGAAATACCAATCAAGCGCAGTGTCCTTCCGTACAATTTCCCTTGCCAAGTGGAGCTACACGGATTTTGCGATGCGTCCAATCTCGGTTATGGAGCATGCGTATATGTACGTTCGGTTAATAATTCCGGACATTGCTCAACTATTCTATTAACCTCAAAGTCTCGAATTGCACCACTGAAAAACGCTAAACCGACAATACCGCGTCTTGAACTTTGCGGTGCACGTGAACTTGCCCGATTAATTTCAAATATAACGCACAATTTGAAcattactttttccaaaattgtTCTTTGGTGCGATTCCACCACCGCTATTTCTTGGATAAAGACCGACCCAAGCAAGCTGAAGACATTTGTTTGCAACAGAGTTATCGAAATACAGCAACTGACCAAAAGTATGGAGTGGAGACATGTGAGCACAAacgaaaatccagcagatttcaTATCGCGTGGACTATTACCTAGCGAGATCCGAGCATGCAAGCTTTGGTGGTTTGGTCCGACATTTTTGACCAAAGACGAGACAGACTGGCCTGTGAATTCTCAACAACTTCCAATAGAACAGCTTCCAGAATCGCGAAATCCTTCAATGAGCTTCGCGGTCATCGATACATCCGAAAAATTCATCTTGTTCGCCAGGCAGAGCAGCTTTAGGCGAATGCAACGTGTCATGGCATTTGCACTGCGATTCATCGACCATATTCAGCGAGGTAGTCAAAAGGATCATCGATATGGGCAGCTCACCATCCAAGAATTAGACGAGGCAACGAAGGCGATGATCAGCATAGCCCAGAGAGAAGCGTTTCCCAGAGATTTCCGTTGTCTTGAATCTGGTCAGGTAATTCATCAACAGAGTAGGTTAACTCAGTATTCAGTGTTTCTAGATAAAAGTCGTTTTGCTGTGATGCGAGTTGGTGGAAGGAATCATAATGCTTCATGGATACCGATACATCAGAGGCATCCCATGATATTACCACCTGGTCATCCATTCACACATGCAGTTGTAAGAGCATATCATGTTGAACTTCTGCATGCTCCACAACAGCTATTACTCAACGCGTTGCAAAGACTATATTGGTTAGTACACGGTCGCAGCACTGTACGCTGGGTCATTCGACGGTGTGTTACTTGTTTCAAGGCGAAACCAGTGACAATGCAACAGATGATGGGCAACTTACCGAAATCACGCCTTGAAGGTGGCTACACATTTCGAAATACTGGAGTGGATTTTTGTGGTCCTGTGTATGTCCGTCAGCAAAATAAGCGGTCAACTGTCGTGTATAAGGCGTATGTGGCAGTCTTTGTTTGCTTCGCCACGAAGGCGATACATTTAGAGCTGGTTTCCAACCTAACGGCGAATGCATTTATTGCCGCATTACAACGCTTCATTTCACGCAGAGGTAAATGTGAACGATTGTTTTCCGATAATGGTCTGAATTTCGTTGGTAGCAAGAACAAGTTACGAGAAATGTACGATATGTTCCGGTCTCAGCTTTTTAAGCACAAGCTGGACGATTTCTGTTCAAAGGCAGCCATAGACTGACACCTTATACCGCCTAACGCTCCAAACTTCGGCGGATTATGGGAGGCAGGTGTACGATCTGCCAAATATCATCTAAAGCGCATAATAGGGACGGCTAATCTAAATTTTGAAGAGTATGCAACCGTTCTTGCGCGCATCGTAGCCGTTCTAAATTCGAGACCGATTACACCAATGTCGGTAGACCCTAACGACGTCGCACCTTTAACCCCTGGGCACTTTTTAGTGGGACGACCTTTAACGGATATTGCTGAGCCCGATGTCACCGATCACAAAGAATCAGCACTCTCCCGTTGGCAGCGACAAACACAGATGGTGCAACATTTCTGGCGTCGTTGGTCAAACGACTACATTACGACATTGCAGAATCGCAACAAATGGCACTAACGTTACCCAGTGAAGAAGAATCAAATGGTCATCGTACGTGAAGACAATCTCCCTACCATGCAATGGAAACTCGGCAGGATCAGTAACGTCATTCCGGGCCCGGACGGTCTAGTGCGAGTTGTGGACGTGCGTGTAGGCAATAAGCTGTTCCGACGACCAATTGCCAAGCTGTGCCTTCTACCAATAGCAGACAACTTCCCATCGGCAGACAACGATTAtaataatgattgaatgattgaaatttttcaatttcaatgggGCCAGCATGTTCAGAATTGAAGCATCTTATAAAATTAGTTTGTAATATGAAACCTAGAGGGAACCTTTCATGTTCTAATAAATCGATGTAGAGAGATAAGCACCTACCGTAGAGTTAAGCTATTTTTGCTCTCCTGAGCTTCACTATGAAATTCTGAAGATTAAACGCTCTCTTGGCTTTTGACCACCAAACGATAAGGTTGTTGTGTTCCTTTCAGGCTGTCCGAAATCGCCAATACGTTTCTCGTGGCCACTGATAGTTCGCTCGTGTGTGCAGTTATCGAAGACTTTGAacagtcaaaaatgtcaaaaatgtcaaacatgtcaaaaatttcaaatgtgtcaaaaatgacaaaaatgtcaaaaatgtcaaaaatgtcaaaaatgtcaaaaatgtcagaaatgtcaaaaatgtcaaaaatgtcaaaaatgtcaaaaatgtcaaaaatgtcaaaaatgtcaaaaatttcaaatatgtcaaaaatgtcaaaaatgccgtaaatgacaaaaatatcaaaaatttaaaaaacgtcaaaaatgtcaaaaatgtcaaaaatgtcaaaaatgtcaaaaatgtcaaaaaagtcaaaaatttcaaaaatgtcaaaaatgtcaaaatagtcaaaaatgtcaaaaatgtcaaaaatgtcaaatatgtcaaaaatgtcaataatgttaataatgtcaaaaatgtcaagaattcaaaaatgtataaaatgtcaaaaatgtcacaaatgtcacaaatgtcaagaatgtcaaaaatgccgtaaatgtcaaaaatgtcaaaaatgtcaaaaatttcaaaaatttcaaatatgtcaaaaatgtcaaaatgtcaaaaatgtcaaatatttcaaaaatgtcaaaaatgtcaacaatgtcaaaaatatcaaaaatgtcaaaaatgtcaaaagtgttaaaatgtctaaaatgtcagaaatgtcaaatatgtaaaaaatttcaacaatccTAAGACtgtaaaatatgtcaaaaaatatcaaatatataaaaatgatgAATTAGTAACTAGTAATTAGATAGTCTCTGTATCGTACAAAGAAAAATCAATCATCAATTATTGCAGGTATCAATTTGTGTTTCCTTTCTTCTTCATTATAAACCATAGGCTGGCTTAAGGATGATAGCAAAAGTTACACCACCTGATAAATTCTGCATACGCTTAGGTTCGACGTCGCTCAGCCCGGTATCGGACGCGGTGATTCTATTTTCCGATTCTTCGTGCACTATTCATGCCAGGTAATCGTTGGAGGGAGGAGGCttcggggagactctgtcatttCGTTCTTCACGCAATATATGCACCAGCAAGAAGCTCCTGCATGGGCTGGGTCCGGGTTAAAAATAGGTCAACCGATTCTCCACCACCGAATTATGGATGACTTCGCCCCGCTGGGGACACGTAATCGCGAGGTAGAAGGATCTTTAAAAATACATCCTTCCGTGGTTGGGGCTGTTTCGAGCCCGGCTCTAAATTTGTTCTATTTGCTAACGGATTCATGGCAGGCAACAAATCAGTATATTGATTGTTTTGTCTTCGGAGGTAATGGAAAATATCATGAATTTTGAAGCCGTTTAGGTGCTTTACCGTTTGACCTTTTTTCTTCCTTTGGGCTGGGAAATTGTAGCAAATAAAGTTATCTCTATGAAGTAGCAAAAGCACTTTGCAGACCAAAGTTTTCCCATTTCGGCTGCTGATTGTTATATTAGCAATCTTCAGGATAATATTAGATTACACCGACAAAAACAAAAGCGAAAAAGAGATGAGCTTTTCCAGCTCGTTGTTTATGCTAATGTGAGCGGTCTGACATGAAGGAAAAACTGTGGTAGACTCTAATTCTCTGTAAGCACCCTGCTTAACTTTCAACTACGTCTTCGGGAGCGAAGCGGCAGCTGGTGAAAGGATGCTGAAGGACAAATCtgcgaaaacaaaaaatgaccTCTCGCTTTGTACTCTGATTCGGTTGAGGACGAGTGCTGATTTGGAACTCTTTCTATGCAGCTCTAATGACGACAACGGTCGTCGGCGTCGTCGACAGCGGCTTGAAATAACACAGCTCGCTTTTGCCAGTATGCTAAATACGGCTGCGATGGCTGCGGATGTGGGCGAGTAATTTCGTATCAGATAAATGAAATGACGGTTTCGCTTGCTGGTCATTCCGTCTCATGGTGGTAAGAAAGTTCTTTTTTTCAGTCGATCTATAAAAACATGTACCCAACAGGTAAATCACGGAGAAAATGTGTTCTACTTGTAGTACAAAACACCAGAAGCGGCGCTGAAGCTCACTTCCTTTCTCCGTCCATCATCGGTGCTTTTGCTGTTTTTTCCCTTGTTCGGAAATTATCGTGAAAATCATACAACAAAATTGAGATGCGAATGCCCGGGGTACCGGAGGCGGTGGAATCAAAAGAGGAGGAGGCATTTAATAACTCTTCAaacttaccccccccccccctcttgtTGTTGGATGACTGCTACTGCCACTGTTGTTGATGGCCAGATCAGGTCAGAACCTTAGCAGCGTGCCACGGATCAAATGAGGCTAACTCACGCGATATCAACTTGAAAGATAATCGCGTCTATTTTCAGCTTTTGCGCTGTCGTTCACTTTTGGTTTGCGTGCTCTCCGTTTCGCCCCACCTGCTACTACTACCACTATATTATAGCCATTGGTGCGCACACTGTCTTACAGTTGCCACAATCGAATCGCCTTGGCTTGAATCGCCGCCGTGCGGAATTTTCTCGCTGCGGTTTGCAGTCCGACGTCACCCGAAGGGATAATGTGCACTCACTGCCGGTGAGGAAGGATGTGGCGCATTTCGTTTGAACGCTCCGCACAATCTGCCTAAGGTATGATTTATTTCACTTGCCCTGGTTCTTGTACCAGGCTGCCCTAGCCGACCTGTGAGTGCATTCAGGCTAAGTTCTTTCATTGCGATTCGAGCAGCTAATTGTTGCTTTCGATTGCAGATTGCAGACCTGTGTAATTATTTTGTGAATGTGTTAACCATATTTATAGCTTCCGTTAGAGACTGTCGATTGGCAATATTTTTCTATGAATGgcatagaaaaaaatttgattatatTTATTGCAAAATTGCAAACCCTCCAAGGGCTTAGAGCTAAACCGGAGATGATAAATATTGTTTGGTAAGTGATATGAAAGAAATTTTCGATCTAATCTCAAAGTTATAATATTATTTGATCAAACACAAATGATCATTAAGAGTCGTTCGCTATGGAAATTTCATGTCAATCTGTTAGTGTGTTTATTGGAAAACTAGGAAAGGAAACTAATTTGGAAATTCGTCCACGGTACAACAAAAGAGtagtaaaatttcaaaagagTTTACCTCAAGCACCATATCtggcagcaaaaataaaaaaagaacattTGAAGTTCACGCTATTTACCGAAATCATGACAgcagttttctttttttttttggaaattatgtttgcaaaacttattttcagtttgagctctagagcaAAATCAGACTTTTGTCCATTCAAAGATAATTTTTGAAGGATCTAAAGTTTTCCTCTTTCCTCAAGTTCAGTCATTTTGTCAACTTAGACTTTTGAAATCCAACGAAAGTACGATATACCGAAAAGAATAGGTTTATTTTTATTAGAAGCAGGTAACAATTTCATTGAGTTTGTCTTTTTCCTAACACTGGTAAATTAATGATGTTGAATGATGTGAATTTCAAAACGGCAAGTACGGCGCCTCCATTGACCTTGTTGAAAACGGGTACGCATGGTTATTTGTTATATATGTGTCTGCAACgcacagttttttattttgctgatttcatGCTCTGAATCAATAGCAATCATTTGATTTCAGTGATATACTTGATTTGGGTAAGTTTTTTTGTATTATATTCTGCTTCTTATAGAATGGAAGATTCAGTGATTTATCCACTAACAAGTGTTAAGGGATGTTTATTTTCTTGGGGCAGTGAGATATATAACTAGTGTGATCAAGAGAATTGCAGTAAAAGGTTTTGCTAGCAACATTTTCAAAGATGTCTAATTTATCGATTAACATAAAAgacaagttttgtatgtatgtttcacCATAACTCTTGaatgcctgaaccgatttcctccaAACTATGCATAtaagtttttttctacaaagaaaGTGATCATAGGGTTAGAATTCGtaaaacggatcactaaaaatcgcgatgttcaattttttcaaaaaagtattaaatacttcaagagttcaagagattttccaatttttattgaatttgagtaagtttacaagttgttattgtcatttgaaatttaggtcaaaattgtttttaaacagacatagctttaaaactattgcatcgaatttgatgaaattttcacagcagatgcatcctaagttgtagtttacgaaaatattttttttggagaaaaaaatattttttcaatagtaactatttaaaacaatatgttgaaaatctatgttctggggcacaaaaaaatctgaaaaaaatcacaagtatttttgacgaaatttcgaaactgccctcaaaatttcgcggtggtgatattttttgatcaaaagatatggagCAGATATGAGCAGTACTACTATTGACAATCCCTTTTTTAGTTATTTGCAAAAACTCTGTAAggtttgtaaaattagtttaatagaaatgatttttagtcgcaagatagtcaaaatatgcttagtctgttacccAACCTAATGATGAAGACAGTATATTTTATACCCCTTACAACTCGCAAGTctacctacacattttactaaaaaataatgcaaaatttagttagggggcaaccgtacagaacgcatcAGCGAGTTCAGATCGCCCGTGCTATTACTTTTAGCcattatggtgcactttttggtatgagaactgaagaaaacttggtttagtagcatttctcgcttgaaaaatgcgttgcggcaccaactttgaaggcccatatcttttgatcaaaatatatcaCCACCTGAAAATTTTCAGggagtttcgaaatttcattaaaaatacttgtgattttttttcagatttttcagtgccccagattttcaacatattgttttaaatagttaccatttaaaaaaatagttttttctccaaaagaaaaatattttcgtaaactacaactcaggatgcatctgctgtgaaaatttcatcaaattcgatgcgatatttttaaagctatgtctatttaaaaacaattttgacctaaatttcaaatgacaataacaacttgtaaatttaaacaaaaacaataaaaattggaaaatcaacttcccgagtgaaactcttgaagtttttaatacttatttgaaaaaattagacatcgcgatttttagtgatccgtttcacgaattctgaccccaTAGACTTATTTGAAAAGGGACGGAACAATCTCTGAAGAAGGGAGGGattaaaaatcatgatttttcgtGCATAATGgaaactttttgaaattttccgatGACTTTCGAGTCTAGAAGTGGATTTTAGAACATGATGTCTAATgccattttcaaattaacgatggcgacttccgatttctgggtAATAGTATGAAACTGTGGAAAACATGAATATATTCCCTAAATAACCGTGTTGTTCCAAATTGGgccaactagctcaactccatcaatgagttcgagcatccTGTAATCTGTGTAAAGCTATCAGGACCAGCCACAAAAAACAATCACTCCTGTCGCAGTGGAACTTCTGCCCTTGAGGcacaaaaaaattgtaaaatgggAGTAATACTCTGGGTGATAAATTGCCATTTTAGGCTTTAAAAAAACCGGACGTCGCCTTTTTAGAATCCGAAATCGTATCTGGGGTCTTGTTTATCCTGATTACGGAAATAATCATATATGGTGGAATTCGGCCGTTTTGAGCTGTTTTTGAGAGAGCAGTTTCTGtgtatcatctcgattacggaaatacacatattgggtggcattagGTCGTTGTAGGCTGTTTCTCTGAAACCGGAAGACGTCAtctcaaaatttgaaataatgtctggggtcgattttcGGCCTCTGAACAACACCTCGCTCCTGGAAATGTCCTTGTTGGGCGATAATTGGACATTCTGgccagttttccagaaaccaaaagtcatcATCTTAGAATTTATAATGGTGTCTTGGGTCGGCTTTTGGATTCTGTGCATTATCATGATCATTTTAAGATGTTTTCCGGAACAATTGGTTAAAAATCGGTTTTATTTATGTAGGACTCTCCTATTCTTCCAGCGTAGGGAAGGGCAAGGGTGTGTCGAACCCTTATACGAACATGTCTTGTACTCTTAAATCCTCACCttttttgcttgattagttctcgagttatgtagATATGTAtgtatttgtgttttatttgtttagaAGCCCTCCATTTaagaagaaagagaaaaaatattttttgcaccCGAACATTTTTCCCAAAAACCCCTCCATACAAAGTTTCACGCCGATTGGTTCTGTAATTTCCAAACCAATATGTATCAGACAAAcggaaaaaattttttaaatatttagattatcctgaaataaatatattttataccgcgtacaaaagataggggaaggggtgataaaatggacaccctaagccatttcccaatttcctccacagtttaacactacaactatgagtcgatagcgcaTATTAACTGAGTCACTTATGGttaattcaaaaaattaaaagaaatactcaaatataatatttttcgtagttttcatgagcattttcgaaagcagttttttgggggtaaaatggacaggtgtgggtaaaatgaacatatgGATGTGGTAATCCtctctcagctggtctcgaggtacgatgctggcttaacaagccagtcgtcgtatgttcgagtctcggctcgggagagactgttagtgtcagtaggatcgtagcgctagccccgcaattgtcctgtacactcaacagttggctgcgaaggctgtgtataataaacagaaggtccagttccaatacggaatgtagcaccaaggctttgctttgcttttggaggtggtaatatgaacaccttgggcgtgaacatCAATTATCCTTTTACAGATAGTgaaatgttgttccatagcacgtgacacacttacgcattcaccaacagttcaattttcaccgtttgtcgtagaattaGTAACAATATATAACCTTATCCGCAAGAAGCTGAGAAATGGCGGAAGCTTTTTTTACGTTTACATTCCGCATTCAATGGTACGTTTAGCggcggtcatctgttcatcggtccgagtttacctttacgtttttctgatataaacacgaagcatctagatttttcaatagaaattaacacaattttttcacgatcaccatgggctgtccattttacccgcacataaatattattgaaaataccttaatatatcgagaaaatcatttaaacaattactaacctttgatgatttctgctggttagtggtctgagtacagatatttgcaggaaaatcactctaaaatactgttttacactagaaaaaaccttattttttataggccaaaaataacatcaccaccacgaatgtacacgtgttttttgtttttgtttattattttgactgtttgactgtttcatgtcgcatactttgtctaaaatagcttctagtgcttctaagataaggtgccaaagaagtttgtactatttttcaacgtaatagtcgagatttaaacgggtgtccattttaccacccctgttcattttacccacaattcccctacTCATAAATGCACAAAAAATAATACGCGCTATTAAAAAACCTGAGTAATAAACCAACATGAACACATCTTCTAAAAAAAGACatagggaaactgctccatttatcatctcattaagccgatattcatgaAGAATACACGGattaaatccaaatttttacgaattcattgaacaaataaactaaatatgcttaagtgctcttatggaatcgttgagcattgtatatttagtagagctagctagatttatcctgaattttgtaaaacaaaccattcttcacaacgcttccatatccatctcaaaacttaaatcgctgctcaattattcatcacactgttaattatgaatgaatcacattgtcatgaatgaacgtagccgcagcccgtcctagtaggttacctagaaatccgctgtagttgtttacgtgcaaaatgggtaacctaggtaaccaccacAGTGCTatccatttatgtcaattatgtcggaagaattcaacattttcagtatgattctttcaaattaacagaaactgatttggcaacttttgattttcttcaacgcagtgaaaatagatgaaaatacatacagttgaaatttaggaattgttgaaattcatctcatatatttttgctaattcaagcttgttttaggaaatttgaggtgaacatttcaaaggttaaagtattcttagtgtagtgagtgattttgttcagtgattaaAAAAttaagtggtccgctagtgatgataaaaactttggttggctactGAACGAGTTCCGTTGTAGCCATATagaatttaaagagttttcgagtgcagatgcccgactataatatcaaatttagtgcttttaagtgagtttttgaggatgaTACTTtgtgaggaatctaaagtgaacgaAGAAGattccattccatggattacaGATTGGtctaagaagaaaatatgcgttttttctgttttcaattgtgtttttatgttgtatgagatgaatatatgggaatgatgaataatggagcagttcccctattcatATTTCCAGTAGTAGCTCTATAGTAAAATGAGTTAAATCTGACTTTTGTTAATACAATTATTCACTATTATTTCCAGCCCCCCCTCTGAAGTTGGTGCTTATCAATAGAGTTAAAATAGTTATGAATGGAGTTGACAGAATTAAATTGACTTTTGAATGATGTAAATTTTAATATGGAACACACGGCTTCTCTATCGATTCGGTTTAGCACGGGTACGCAGGATTATTTGCTATATATGTGTCTTCATCGTACAGTTTGAAATCGCTGGCCttcgaatcaaaaataaaaaggagAATTTATTGCGGTTATTTGTTGTAGTTGTATTCTATTGAAGTGttagaatccaaattttttgagtattacgacaaaatttggattttctatgattttccaAAATGTTCTGACTCAGCgttttttagcatttttttttgagaaaaatgcaatattacGAAATTTGCAGCAGTCTCAAGGGTagcttgaatcttgatgacgtcaaaggaaaagttgtctgTAGAAtaatagagatttttttttgttatatgatGACTGAGATCATTTCGATACACGTTAGTTTGGCAGAGTTTAAAAAATACGTATTTTTGGCAAATTGCATTAATTCTTTTATTTTGATTGGAAACTGCAACTTGAAAACTTTCtctgaagatattaaaactttattgaaaataaacacaaaaacgaaggtaaaggtgtaagtgaagaaaaaaaaaacgaatgttTATAGCAATGTAAAATGGTCAGTTTGAAGAAAGCAAGTCATAAGATTAGCAACACGTAACttatttttcagttgaatatttgttatattttctaaATAACTGACTGATGATTCTATTCTTTTTCTGTCGAAAGTCTTTcaaaaatgataaattttgttttctaaaGCTTTGAAAAGgatgtaaaattttcctcatataatgtATGAGAAAGTGTAAAAATCCATTGCCGTTATACAAACACGCATTTTCATGCCAAAAATTGTACAAAAATCATGTACGCAATTACCTTGTTGTGCCCTTTCTTTTGCTCTCAAAAATCTCCACATGttaaattttgtttcatttgccccAAAAACGCCTGCATACAAATTCTCACGCCAGGTCAATAGTTTTCAAGTCTCTAAGAATCAAACAAACAGACACACAGccagaatttaatttttatgtatATAGAATTACTTGA encodes:
- the LOC129720489 gene encoding uncharacterized protein LOC129720489 gives rise to the protein METFPEPRNLTKDERAAEQSFLDTYRRLSDGRYEIGLPLKSTIDSLGDSQTMALRRFVQMERRLIHDATLRDQYLAFMSDYSEQGHMIKAEYPCPDGFFLPHHAVFNPASTTTKTRVVFDASASTTSGTSLNDHLLVGPVLQRKLTEIVLRFRVPKIVFTADITQMFRQIVIRPSDGKYQQVFWRARPEDPLEVYQLATVTYGTACAPFLATRTLEQLCKVERKRFPLASQAGTVDFYVDDLLSGAETIEKALDLQNEFIQMMASGGFKLHKWASNCPALLESVPNADNEQIAFFKDEKTTRTLGLTWQPRQDVFLTKLHEIDFHNGPVTKRSIYSDIAKLYDPLGLLGPVIFAAKIRLQRLWQLEVEWDDVLSDDEAEHWTTFRNQLVQMGEIPIKRSVLPYNFPCQVELHGFCDASNLGYGACVYVRSVNNSGHCSTILLTSKSRIAPLKNAKPTIPRLELCGARELARLISNITHNLNITFSKIVLWCDSTTAISWIKTDPSKLKTFVCNRVIEIQQLTKSMEWRHVSTNENPADFISRGLLPSEIRACKLWWFGPTFLTKDETDWPVNSQQLPIEQLPESRNPSMSFAVIDTSEKFILFARQSSFRRMQRVMAFALRFIDHIQRGSQKDHRYGQLTIQELDEATKAMISIAQREAFPRDFRCLESGQVIHQQSRLTQYSVFLDKSRFAVMRVGGRNHNASWIPIHQRHPMILPPGHPFTHAVVRAYHVELLHAPQQLLLNALQRLYWLVHGRSTVRWVIRRCVTCFKAKPVTMQQMMGNLPKSRLEGGYTFRNTGVDFCGPVYVRQQNKRSTVVYKAYVAVFVCFATKAIHLELVSNLTANAFIAALQRFISRRGKCERLFSDNGLNFVGSKNKLREMYDMFRSQLFKHKLDDFCSKAAID